The Bacillus sp. es.036 genomic sequence ACGTAAAGCTCGTTGATTTTAAATTAGAGTTTGGTGTCACACCGGAAGGCAAGATCCTATTAGCTGATGAGATTTCTCCAGATACTTGTCGACTATGGGACAGTAAAACAAACGAAAAATTAGATAAAGACGTGTTTCGAAGAGATATTGGAAATTTGACAGAAGCGTACGAACAAATTTTAACTCGCCTGGGGGGCTCCGAATCATGTACAAAGTAAAAGTCTATGTAACGTTAAAAGAAAGTGTTCTAGATCCGCAGGGAAGTGCTGTGAAAAATTCATTACACAGTCTTTCGTATCATGAAGTGGAAGACGTACGGATCGGGAAATACATGGAACTCACAGTAAAAGATACGGAGAACCTGGATCAGCGAATTAAAGAAATTTGCGAAAAGCTTCTTGCGAATACGGTTATTGAAGAC encodes the following:
- the purS gene encoding phosphoribosylformylglycinamidine synthase subunit PurS; translation: MYKVKVYVTLKESVLDPQGSAVKNSLHSLSYHEVEDVRIGKYMELTVKDTENLDQRIKEICEKLLANTVIEDYTYEIEEGVAQ